The Brevibacillus brevis genome contains a region encoding:
- a CDS encoding carbohydrate ABC transporter permease, translating into MYRVVLASRKTVEWIGLLIVAFLFVFPFLWMASTAFKTMPEVRQFPPTLLPETWEWSNFAQAWESGPFLMFTWNSILVAVGILILQFLTAVPAAYAFARYKFPGRNLLFGLVLIVLMIPGQVIFLPIYVQLSGWGLVNTLWSLILPYAASAFGIFLLRQAFMQVPDEVIEAARLDNASEWKIMWTIMVPMAKPVLVTFGLFSFIYHWNDYFWPLIMTNSDEVRTLPIGISSLHMSDGGTLWNVMMAGNMILILPILVIFFVAQRHIIKAFIYQSK; encoded by the coding sequence ATGTATCGAGTGGTTTTGGCTTCACGCAAGACCGTGGAATGGATTGGGCTTTTGATCGTGGCTTTCCTGTTTGTGTTCCCGTTTCTGTGGATGGCATCGACGGCTTTCAAAACGATGCCAGAGGTCCGGCAATTTCCCCCGACGCTTTTGCCTGAGACGTGGGAGTGGAGCAACTTCGCCCAAGCGTGGGAATCAGGTCCGTTCCTTATGTTTACCTGGAACAGCATTCTGGTTGCGGTGGGGATTTTGATCCTGCAATTTTTGACGGCGGTGCCCGCAGCTTACGCTTTTGCACGCTACAAGTTTCCCGGTCGCAATCTGTTGTTCGGTCTCGTCTTGATTGTCTTGATGATTCCCGGACAAGTCATCTTTTTGCCGATTTACGTGCAATTGAGTGGCTGGGGACTCGTCAATACGCTGTGGTCGCTCATCCTGCCGTACGCAGCCAGTGCTTTCGGGATCTTCCTGCTCAGGCAAGCATTCATGCAGGTGCCCGATGAAGTGATCGAGGCAGCACGTCTGGATAACGCGTCCGAATGGAAGATCATGTGGACGATCATGGTGCCGATGGCGAAGCCTGTGCTGGTCACTTTCGGACTTTTCAGCTTTATCTACCATTGGAACGACTATTTCTGGCCGCTGATTATGACCAACAGCGACGAGGTTCGCACCTTGCCGATCGGAATATCCAGCTTGCACATGTCCGACGGCGGAACCTTGTGGAACGTCATGATGGCGGGCAACATGATCCTCATTCTACCGATTCTCGTGATTTTCTTCGTGGCACAACGGCATATTATCAAAGCGTTCATCTATCAATCCAAATAA
- a CDS encoding ABC transporter substrate-binding protein, whose translation MFSMKKTGTILCALTIGLSGVLAGCGSSGKEQSASTGSTSQPAASTASSGPVEIDFWYALGGVRGKTIEDMVKKFNETHKDIVVKPAYQGAYQENHSKVLASVAAGNNPDVTMVEIASIAAFADAKVLEDLTPYSQGDEKKYIPGLMKNSYWNDKLYAVPFNRSTPLLYINRDMLKEAGLDSNGPKTWDELVSFSQKLSKKEGDKITRYGFSTPVDIWFYEALVFQGGGNILSEDGKELTINNEAGKAPLELWSKMVKEGIMKNPPGENYNAWDVAEQDFLNQKVGMIFTSTGSLTELKKNAKFDMGAAFLPANKTFGTPTGGANLVMLAKSTDAEKKAAWEFMKWMTDTAQTVPWSIASGYMPVTTEAIDSAEMKAFYEKDPNFKVAVDQLQYGYPRPMAPGYKELQDVIQKELQRAMLGQATVDEAMQAATEKGSKLLKK comes from the coding sequence ATGTTTTCCATGAAAAAGACTGGAACGATTCTATGTGCATTGACTATCGGATTGTCAGGAGTGTTGGCTGGGTGCGGATCATCTGGAAAAGAACAGTCTGCTAGTACTGGCAGCACTTCTCAGCCGGCAGCGTCTACAGCATCCAGCGGCCCTGTCGAAATTGATTTCTGGTATGCGTTGGGTGGCGTTCGTGGGAAAACAATTGAGGATATGGTCAAAAAATTCAATGAAACACATAAAGATATTGTCGTCAAACCAGCCTACCAAGGTGCGTATCAAGAGAATCACTCGAAAGTACTGGCATCTGTAGCAGCGGGCAACAATCCAGATGTCACGATGGTCGAGATCGCTTCAATCGCGGCATTTGCGGATGCAAAGGTTTTGGAAGATTTGACGCCTTACTCGCAGGGGGATGAAAAGAAGTACATTCCTGGTCTTATGAAAAACTCTTATTGGAATGACAAACTGTACGCAGTGCCATTTAACCGCTCCACTCCACTGCTGTACATCAACCGTGATATGTTAAAAGAAGCAGGACTTGATTCAAACGGTCCGAAAACGTGGGATGAGCTCGTCAGCTTCTCGCAAAAGCTGAGCAAAAAAGAGGGAGACAAAATTACCCGGTACGGCTTCTCGACGCCTGTTGATATTTGGTTCTACGAAGCGCTTGTTTTCCAAGGCGGGGGCAACATCCTGAGCGAGGACGGCAAGGAGCTGACCATCAACAATGAAGCAGGAAAGGCACCGCTTGAGCTCTGGTCCAAAATGGTGAAGGAAGGCATTATGAAAAACCCTCCAGGGGAGAATTACAACGCGTGGGATGTAGCGGAGCAAGACTTCTTGAATCAAAAAGTGGGCATGATTTTTACCTCGACTGGTTCCTTGACGGAATTGAAGAAAAATGCCAAATTTGACATGGGTGCAGCTTTCTTGCCAGCCAATAAAACGTTTGGTACGCCAACGGGCGGCGCGAATCTCGTGATGCTGGCGAAGTCGACCGATGCAGAGAAAAAAGCAGCGTGGGAATTCATGAAGTGGATGACCGACACCGCGCAAACAGTTCCTTGGTCAATCGCTTCCGGTTATATGCCTGTTACGACAGAGGCAATCGATTCGGCTGAAATGAAGGCTTTCTATGAAAAAGATCCAAACTTCAAGGTCGCGGTAGATCAACTGCAATACGGCTATCCTCGTCCAATGGCTCCAGGCTACAAAGAATTGCAGGATGTGATTCAAAAAGAACTGCAGCGTGCGATGCTAGGCCAAGCGACTGTAGATGAAGCGATGCAGGCGGCGACAGAAAAAGGCAGCAAGCTTTTGAAAAAATAA
- a CDS encoding methyl-accepting chemotaxis protein encodes MFLFNKLRNKMILWFLVVAVIPLAAVSSFITSSFSSILIDKQKSSYVDLTSSTAIAMDQYLDRRMTEIQVLARTSDIQSDDAAAKNEFIRKFTEEMKLYDGNTFIASDGKVTADTFPKSVGINLGERQFFKDGMQDKPSFSDVLVAKTTGNRSIIVASPVKAKNNQKLGVLTGLVNVDDFTATFLKDLKVGNDGYPILVDNKDHIQYHPTQDLIGKPLEESALPQPLMEILKSGKTEKGSYSYSDNGKDYVVTYSPIPKTNFGLYLHIPVESITSAVSSVTTMVTIIVIVVVAVVIAIAYAVSRQISRPIAAVASVANRISEGELTVQPLQIRTKDEVGQLSQSVNTMVLNLRTIIQQVNDTASDLASSAEELSVNADHTSKATEQIAITIQEVAYGAEKQVKSVEESVTAIQGVSTGAQQVATNAQQAAESALGASQIAVEGNQALQVVISQMQSIENTVGNIADIVKRLGNSSQEIGQIVQVITAIAEQTNLLALNAAIEAARAGEQGRGFAVVADEVRKLAEQSAQSAQQIKLLITTIQLESNQAVLSMEQGTKEVATGLTVVNNAGKSFEQIQDAVTQVASQIQEVKAYSEQMSFGTKQVVELVSVIEEVAENSADGTQSVSAATEEQLAAMEEVSSSATSLARIAEELQSHVSKFKI; translated from the coding sequence ATGTTTTTGTTCAACAAACTCAGGAACAAAATGATCCTTTGGTTTCTCGTCGTGGCCGTCATTCCACTTGCTGCCGTTTCGTCTTTTATCACGAGCAGCTTTTCATCCATTCTGATTGATAAACAAAAATCATCCTATGTTGACCTTACTTCCAGTACAGCCATAGCTATGGATCAATATCTGGACCGGCGTATGACAGAAATTCAGGTTTTAGCCCGTACCTCGGATATTCAATCCGATGATGCAGCGGCAAAAAATGAATTCATCCGCAAGTTTACCGAGGAAATGAAACTGTATGACGGAAATACGTTTATCGCAAGCGATGGAAAAGTAACGGCTGATACGTTCCCCAAAAGCGTTGGAATCAATCTTGGCGAGCGCCAATTCTTCAAAGACGGTATGCAGGACAAGCCCAGCTTCTCCGATGTTCTTGTTGCGAAGACAACCGGCAATCGCTCTATCATCGTCGCTTCCCCTGTAAAAGCGAAAAACAATCAGAAGCTTGGTGTCTTGACAGGGCTTGTCAATGTAGATGACTTCACAGCTACATTTCTCAAAGATTTGAAAGTAGGCAACGATGGTTATCCGATTCTCGTTGATAACAAGGACCACATTCAGTACCATCCCACCCAGGATCTGATCGGAAAACCGCTTGAGGAATCCGCTCTGCCGCAACCATTAATGGAAATCCTTAAATCAGGAAAAACGGAAAAGGGCTCATACAGCTACTCGGACAATGGCAAGGACTACGTTGTCACCTATTCTCCCATTCCCAAGACCAACTTTGGTTTGTATCTGCATATCCCCGTCGAATCCATAACGTCTGCGGTTTCATCCGTTACCACCATGGTTACGATCATTGTCATCGTTGTTGTTGCTGTCGTCATCGCAATCGCATACGCTGTTTCCCGGCAAATCTCACGCCCTATTGCGGCAGTTGCCTCCGTGGCTAACCGTATTTCCGAGGGTGAACTGACTGTACAGCCCTTGCAGATTCGAACTAAGGATGAGGTTGGACAGCTATCTCAATCAGTAAACACAATGGTGCTCAACCTGCGAACGATTATTCAACAAGTAAATGATACAGCTTCAGATCTTGCTTCTTCAGCAGAGGAATTGTCGGTCAACGCCGACCATACGAGCAAGGCTACCGAACAAATCGCCATAACGATTCAGGAAGTAGCTTACGGTGCGGAAAAGCAAGTGAAGAGTGTAGAGGAAAGCGTCACTGCAATTCAAGGCGTATCGACAGGGGCTCAGCAGGTTGCCACGAATGCACAGCAAGCTGCCGAATCGGCTTTGGGCGCTTCCCAAATTGCAGTGGAAGGCAATCAGGCCCTTCAGGTCGTGATCAGCCAGATGCAATCGATCGAGAACACTGTCGGCAACATTGCCGATATCGTCAAACGATTAGGAAACAGCTCGCAGGAAATCGGACAAATCGTACAAGTCATCACCGCCATAGCTGAACAAACAAATCTGTTAGCACTTAACGCAGCTATTGAAGCGGCGAGAGCTGGTGAACAGGGGCGCGGATTCGCCGTTGTGGCAGACGAAGTACGCAAATTGGCTGAGCAGTCCGCGCAATCCGCGCAACAGATTAAACTGTTGATTACGACGATTCAGCTCGAATCCAACCAGGCTGTCCTTTCGATGGAACAGGGCACTAAAGAGGTCGCCACGGGACTTACGGTCGTTAACAATGCAGGCAAGTCCTTTGAACAGATCCAAGATGCTGTCACGCAGGTGGCAAGCCAAATTCAAGAAGTAAAGGCTTATTCTGAGCAAATGTCTTTTGGCACCAAACAGGTGGTAGAATTGGTCAGTGTCATTGAAGAAGTAGCGGAGAATTCTGCTGACGGAACACAAAGCGTGTCGGCCGCCACAGAAGAACAGCTGGCAGCTATGGAAGAAGTCAGTTCATCAGCTACTTCTCTGGCAAGAATAGCCGAAGAACTGCAATCTCATGTAAGCAAATTCAAGATATAG
- a CDS encoding glycerophosphodiester phosphodiesterase, with translation MNICMAHRGWSGKVPENTMTAIRLALAEPAIKAMEIDVQLTRDGVPVLIHDFTLERTTNGRGLVMDHTLAELRELDAGSWFGDKFAGEKIPTLEEVLIAVRGRCTLNIELKATSDMYPGIAEKVLALVEKHGMKQEVYLTSFDHDLIRHVRTLDQEVQTGLIVYGRPVLMLEQMEAAGATILSMGYPFLTRELTVAAIEKGFKVIAWTLDDPKHIREVISWHPQVQICTNHPDRMWEFV, from the coding sequence ATGAACATTTGTATGGCACATCGCGGGTGGTCAGGCAAAGTCCCTGAGAATACAATGACAGCGATTCGATTGGCTTTGGCAGAGCCAGCTATCAAAGCAATGGAAATTGATGTACAGCTGACGCGTGACGGTGTTCCGGTGCTGATTCATGATTTTACGCTGGAACGCACGACCAATGGCCGCGGTCTGGTCATGGATCATACCTTGGCAGAGCTGCGTGAGCTGGATGCAGGGAGCTGGTTTGGCGACAAGTTTGCAGGCGAAAAAATCCCTACACTCGAGGAAGTACTGATCGCAGTAAGAGGTCGCTGCACGCTAAATATCGAGTTGAAAGCAACAAGTGACATGTATCCTGGTATCGCAGAAAAGGTGCTCGCGCTTGTAGAAAAGCATGGCATGAAGCAAGAGGTGTACCTGACTTCATTTGACCACGATTTGATCCGTCACGTACGCACGCTCGATCAAGAAGTGCAGACAGGTCTGATTGTATATGGTCGCCCTGTACTCATGCTGGAACAGATGGAGGCAGCAGGTGCTACGATTCTCTCCATGGGATATCCGTTCCTGACTCGCGAGCTAACTGTAGCCGCGATTGAAAAAGGCTTCAAAGTCATCGCGTGGACGCTGGATGATCCGAAGCATATCCGCGAAGTCATTTCGTGGCATCCTCAGGTTCAAATTTGCACGAACCATCCTGACCGGATGTGGGAGTTTGTATAA
- a CDS encoding carbohydrate ABC transporter permease, which translates to MRKAATVQELPGVSQSKTEVRPSTLAWSDLASRLRPYLYLAPALICFVLFFFYPIGSIIYLSFQDWSLINLEQMEWVGLQNYQDLMVDGDFHQVLGNTAVFTIATVGIGLTLSFLLALWLNKKAKVYGIIQATVFSPHIISLVSVSMLWMWLMDPQFGLLNAGLEAVGLPAYTWLTDPKSSLLSLIIVSIWKGVGYNTLIFIAGLQSIPGDIYEAAALDQSPWWRTLRRITIPMLSPTIFFLLIINTISSFQAFDTIAIMTQGGPINSTNMLVYYIYEQGMDFYNGGIASAASVILLILVGILTALHFLVMSKRVHYR; encoded by the coding sequence ATGCGAAAAGCGGCAACTGTACAGGAGTTGCCTGGTGTAAGCCAGTCGAAAACAGAAGTGCGTCCGTCTACACTCGCATGGTCTGACCTAGCGTCCCGACTGCGTCCGTACTTGTATCTGGCACCCGCATTGATTTGCTTTGTCCTGTTCTTCTTTTACCCGATTGGCTCGATCATTTATTTGAGCTTTCAGGACTGGTCATTGATCAATCTGGAGCAAATGGAATGGGTAGGCTTGCAAAACTATCAGGACTTGATGGTAGACGGGGATTTTCATCAAGTATTGGGAAATACCGCAGTCTTTACCATTGCGACAGTAGGGATCGGCCTGACACTATCTTTCCTGCTCGCACTATGGCTGAACAAAAAGGCAAAGGTGTACGGCATTATTCAGGCGACTGTTTTCAGTCCTCACATCATTTCGCTGGTATCTGTCTCGATGCTGTGGATGTGGCTGATGGACCCGCAGTTTGGCCTGTTGAACGCAGGACTGGAAGCGGTCGGATTGCCTGCGTATACATGGCTGACTGACCCGAAAAGCTCCTTGTTGTCACTGATCATCGTCAGCATTTGGAAAGGTGTCGGCTATAACACACTCATTTTCATCGCAGGTTTGCAAAGCATTCCGGGCGATATATACGAGGCAGCGGCGCTCGATCAATCGCCGTGGTGGCGGACGCTGAGGCGTATTACGATACCGATGCTGTCGCCGACGATTTTCTTTTTGCTCATTATCAATACGATCTCATCCTTTCAAGCGTTTGACACGATTGCCATTATGACACAGGGTGGTCCAATCAATAGTACGAACATGCTTGTCTACTACATTTACGAGCAGGGCATGGACTTCTACAATGGCGGGATTGCTTCGGCTGCCTCTGTCATTTTGCTGATACTGGTTGGGATTTTAACAGCTCTGCATTTCCTGGTGATGTCCAAGCGCGTGCATTATCGCTGA
- a CDS encoding nucleoside phosphorylase: protein MLTNLKVDPEQLPKRVIVCGDPKRAALIASKLDDQRQIGENREYHSYAGTWKGVEVAVVSHGVGAPGAAVCFEELAKGGAQVIIRVGTAGSYQKEIETGSLVISSAAVRQDGLTSQLVPAGFPAVANRHVVDALVQAAGANASDLKVFEGITLTLDVFYSGVLEFPHKLYQKAGVLAVEMENTALFVIAALRGMKAGSILAIDGYADADLLESYNPHTDVMAKAIEAEALIALDAVIAVS from the coding sequence ATGTTGACGAATCTAAAGGTAGATCCAGAACAACTGCCCAAACGCGTCATCGTGTGCGGTGATCCAAAACGTGCAGCCTTGATTGCTTCGAAACTCGACGATCAGCGTCAAATCGGGGAAAACCGCGAGTATCACAGCTATGCGGGTACTTGGAAAGGCGTCGAGGTAGCGGTAGTGAGCCATGGTGTAGGTGCACCTGGAGCAGCCGTATGCTTCGAGGAGCTAGCGAAGGGCGGCGCTCAGGTCATCATTCGTGTAGGAACTGCCGGGTCATACCAAAAAGAAATCGAGACAGGCAGCCTCGTTATCAGCTCCGCAGCGGTTCGCCAAGACGGCTTGACCAGTCAATTGGTTCCGGCGGGATTCCCGGCTGTTGCCAATCGCCATGTCGTGGATGCACTCGTACAAGCAGCGGGAGCAAACGCATCAGACTTGAAGGTATTTGAAGGAATCACGCTGACACTTGATGTCTTTTACAGTGGAGTGTTGGAATTCCCGCACAAACTGTACCAAAAAGCTGGTGTTTTGGCAGTCGAGATGGAAAACACCGCTCTGTTCGTGATTGCGGCACTTCGCGGTATGAAGGCAGGCTCTATTTTGGCGATTGACGGGTATGCAGATGCAGACCTGCTCGAATCGTATAACCCCCACACCGATGTAATGGCAAAAGCCATTGAAGCAGAAGCGTTGATCGCATTGGATGCGGTTATTGCGGTTTCGTAA
- a CDS encoding ABC transporter ATP-binding protein produces the protein MARVVLEQVTKAFQNQSVVKGLDLVIPDGSFTVLVGPSGCGKSTTLRMIAGLETVTDGKIMIGDQTVNQLPPGKRDIAMVFQNYALYPTMNVYDNIAYGLRNRGTSKKECQVLVEEIAEIVGLTDYLKRKPSQLSGGQRQRVALARAMVKKPKVFLMDEPLSNLDAKLRNQMRVELTSLHKQLGSTFIYVTHDQVEAMTMGDQIVVMNDGHIMQVAAPMDLYQEPENLFVAQFIGSPPMNIVSAEGKSEHVWGFRPEKAVLLPLAVSAITSEEMWNARGQVVSREILGSDTLLHVETEKGRVIVKADSEVAMQVGSSVTVTVQWEYMYVFEKGSGKRVGRMSGREPVSTRAGGDS, from the coding sequence ATGGCACGTGTGGTGTTGGAGCAGGTAACGAAAGCCTTTCAGAATCAAAGTGTGGTCAAAGGATTGGATTTGGTCATTCCAGATGGCTCCTTTACGGTTCTGGTAGGTCCGTCCGGCTGTGGGAAATCAACCACACTCAGGATGATCGCTGGCTTGGAAACAGTGACGGACGGCAAAATCATGATCGGTGATCAAACAGTGAATCAATTGCCACCTGGCAAGCGTGATATTGCGATGGTTTTTCAAAATTACGCCCTCTACCCAACCATGAACGTGTACGACAATATCGCTTATGGCTTGAGAAATCGTGGAACATCGAAAAAGGAATGTCAGGTGCTGGTAGAGGAGATCGCGGAAATCGTCGGGCTAACCGATTATCTCAAGCGCAAGCCTTCTCAGCTCTCCGGTGGTCAAAGGCAACGTGTTGCACTCGCGAGGGCCATGGTGAAAAAGCCAAAGGTTTTCCTGATGGACGAACCCCTCTCCAATCTCGATGCAAAGCTGCGAAATCAGATGCGTGTGGAATTGACTAGCCTGCACAAGCAGCTCGGCAGCACCTTCATCTACGTGACACATGATCAGGTAGAGGCGATGACCATGGGCGATCAGATCGTTGTCATGAATGACGGACACATTATGCAAGTAGCGGCCCCGATGGATTTGTATCAGGAGCCGGAAAATCTGTTTGTTGCCCAATTTATCGGTTCTCCGCCGATGAACATTGTTTCAGCGGAGGGCAAGAGTGAGCACGTATGGGGATTCCGCCCGGAAAAAGCAGTGTTGTTGCCTCTGGCTGTCTCTGCCATTACGAGCGAAGAGATGTGGAACGCACGAGGTCAGGTCGTATCCAGGGAAATTCTTGGCTCAGACACGCTCCTTCACGTAGAGACGGAAAAAGGCAGGGTCATCGTCAAAGCGGACTCGGAGGTAGCGATGCAGGTCGGCTCCTCGGTCACGGTCACTGTGCAGTGGGAGTACATGTATGTGTTCGAAAAGGGTAGCGGAAAACGAGTGGGTCGTATGAGTGGACGAGAGCCTGTATCGACACGTGCAGGAGGGGATAGCTGA
- a CDS encoding HAD family hydrolase produces MIQALLFDLDGTLLDSRDAVVDAVAFTAEQYAPGHFSREELLARFGESFDDFLAAVATAAGVPDKKEVLQRYFAYVREHHEEHVKLFPFVREGLEKLKAAGFTMAIVTNKQREFTLAGLEMAGIEHLFEAIVTVDDVSRGKPSAEPVQKALGALGKSPEQAMMIGDSRYDVLAAVGAGVQSVVLEWYGQEKWLYASPDYRYADFETFVTEMLAAKAQGGK; encoded by the coding sequence TTGATTCAAGCGTTGTTATTTGATTTGGACGGGACCTTGCTGGACAGTCGGGATGCGGTCGTGGATGCCGTTGCTTTTACGGCTGAGCAGTACGCACCGGGACATTTTAGCAGAGAAGAGCTGCTCGCACGTTTTGGCGAATCGTTTGATGATTTTTTGGCGGCAGTTGCTACAGCAGCGGGCGTCCCTGACAAAAAGGAAGTGCTGCAGAGATACTTCGCCTATGTACGGGAGCATCATGAAGAACACGTCAAACTGTTTCCGTTTGTTCGCGAAGGGTTGGAAAAGCTGAAGGCGGCGGGCTTTACGATGGCGATCGTCACGAACAAGCAACGGGAGTTTACATTGGCGGGTCTGGAGATGGCAGGAATTGAGCATCTGTTTGAGGCAATCGTCACGGTCGATGATGTATCACGAGGCAAGCCGTCGGCTGAGCCTGTACAAAAAGCGCTGGGAGCGCTAGGCAAAAGTCCCGAGCAAGCCATGATGATCGGTGACAGTCGCTATGATGTATTGGCTGCGGTAGGAGCGGGCGTGCAATCTGTCGTGCTGGAGTGGTACGGACAAGAGAAATGGCTCTACGCTTCTCCGGATTACCGCTACGCCGATTTTGAGACATTTGTTACGGAAATGCTGGCCGCAAAGGCGCAAGGAGGGAAATAA
- a CDS encoding glycerol-3-phosphate responsive antiterminator, with protein sequence MNQEQFHARLAQYKLIASVKEAKYLEKAAEAKLSAAVLSIGNIGVIKGYVDYFKSKNIPVFLHLERIGGISHDREGIAFLAHYVKPDGIVTTRNTLVKLAKKQGLLTIQRLFLVDSDSIKSGLTSLQDTQPDAVELMPGLLPEFIEEFRSVIDTPIISGGLIRKREQMEEVLKHGATAVSVGNPLLWKECMNIDSSVVI encoded by the coding sequence GTGAACCAGGAACAGTTTCATGCAAGACTGGCACAGTACAAGCTAATCGCTTCCGTAAAAGAAGCGAAGTACCTGGAAAAAGCGGCAGAGGCAAAATTGAGTGCTGCGGTACTCTCGATTGGCAACATTGGTGTGATCAAAGGCTACGTGGATTATTTCAAGTCGAAAAATATCCCTGTATTTCTTCATTTGGAGCGGATTGGCGGAATCAGTCATGACCGGGAAGGCATCGCATTTCTGGCGCATTACGTCAAGCCAGACGGGATCGTCACTACGCGCAACACACTGGTCAAGCTGGCGAAAAAGCAAGGCCTGCTGACGATTCAGCGTTTGTTTTTGGTCGATAGCGACTCGATTAAATCAGGCCTAACTTCCCTGCAAGATACACAGCCTGACGCTGTTGAGCTGATGCCTGGTTTGCTGCCAGAGTTTATCGAAGAATTTCGAAGTGTGATCGATACCCCGATCATTTCAGGCGGGCTGATTCGCAAGCGGGAACAGATGGAGGAAGTATTGAAGCATGGAGCGACAGCTGTTTCAGTCGGAAATCCCCTGCTGTGGAAGGAGTGTATGAACATTGATTCAAGCGTTGTTATTTGA